One region of uncultured Sulfurimonas sp. genomic DNA includes:
- a CDS encoding carbon-nitrogen hydrolase family protein, translated as MRCAVLQLNAQGMSSTKLYNFIRIAHNKGVKILLLGEYILNPFFKVLETLSVSMIEEQAEHQSKVLRELSTTYNMTIIAPLVIVKKQKVYKTIAKFAPSSTAYYQQQLLINYAHWNEEKFFANDAQSIESPLVFKVDGFKFAIMSGFELHFDEIFAQLSSKNIDCILLPSVSTFDSYERWKNLILSRAFVHNCYILRANRIGEYKDKEFTWKFYGDSLLASPNGELLEHLGNKEELMIVDMNHTDVIRARRSWGFKEIIKKREL; from the coding sequence ATGCGTTGTGCAGTACTACAACTTAATGCTCAAGGTATGAGTAGTACAAAACTTTACAACTTCATTCGTATAGCACACAACAAAGGTGTAAAAATTCTCCTTCTTGGTGAATATATTTTAAATCCATTTTTTAAGGTCTTAGAAACGCTGTCTGTTTCTATGATAGAAGAACAAGCTGAGCACCAAAGTAAGGTATTAAGAGAGTTGTCAACAACTTACAATATGACAATTATTGCTCCGCTTGTTATCGTTAAAAAACAAAAAGTATACAAAACTATCGCAAAATTTGCACCCTCTTCTACTGCTTATTATCAACAACAACTCCTTATAAATTATGCACATTGGAATGAAGAAAAATTCTTTGCAAACGATGCACAGAGTATAGAGTCTCCTCTTGTTTTTAAAGTAGATGGATTTAAGTTTGCGATAATGAGTGGATTTGAACTTCATTTTGATGAAATATTTGCTCAACTCTCAAGTAAAAATATAGACTGCATCTTACTACCAAGTGTATCTACTTTTGACTCTTATGAGAGATGGAAAAACCTTATATTATCTCGTGCTTTTGTTCATAACTGCTATATTTTAAGAGCAAATCGTATAGGCGAATATAAGGACAAAGAGTTTACATGGAAGTTTTATGGAGATTCGCTTTTAGCATCTCCAAATGGTGAATTATTGGAGCATCTAGGAAATAAAGAAGAGTTAATGATAGTAGATATGAACCATACAGATGTCATAAGAGCTAGACGTTCTTGGGGCTTTAAAGAAATAATAAAAAAGAGAGAATTATGA
- the xseB gene encoding exodeoxyribonuclease VII small subunit encodes MSKTEDFEAKLENAKKTLETLMNPEITLQNSVKAYEKGMKELESAQKLLEDAVIKINEIKNT; translated from the coding sequence ATGAGTAAAACAGAAGATTTTGAAGCAAAACTTGAAAATGCAAAAAAAACTTTAGAGACTCTTATGAACCCAGAAATTACACTTCAAAACAGTGTAAAAGCTTATGAAAAAGGGATGAAAGAGTTAGAATCTGCACAAAAATTACTCGAAGATGCAGTTATAAAAATTAACGAAATAAAGAACACATAA
- a CDS encoding homoserine O-acetyltransferase yields the protein MPLNLQTHTQHFTNPLYLESGRILEPYDITYETYGELNEDKSNVVVICHALTGSHHCAGVYEEETKAGWWDGLIGSGKAIDTDKYFVICSNVIGSCFGSTGPMSMQHPHHDHYRYKFPVVTIKDMVKAQRILFDRLNIHRVHAIVGGSMGGMQALQFAIHYPNFADKIISMAATHATQPWAIAFNKVAQESILKDPDFKQGYYDPEVIKEQGLSGMAVGRMAGHISFLSHESMAKKFDREYKRTDGLYELFGKFQVESYLEYNGYNFTKWFDPLAYLYITKAINIFDLARGFDSLSEALKKVTAKMHLISFKNDLLFKNTEMKVIADTLSKIGYENYNYMDVDSDYGHDGFLVELDKFKDYVKDALNE from the coding sequence TTGCCCTTAAATCTACAAACACATACTCAACACTTTACTAATCCTCTCTACCTTGAAAGCGGTCGTATTTTAGAACCTTATGACATTACTTACGAAACTTATGGAGAGCTAAACGAAGACAAAAGTAATGTAGTTGTAATTTGTCATGCACTTACAGGTTCACACCATTGTGCAGGTGTTTATGAAGAGGAAACAAAAGCTGGTTGGTGGGATGGGCTTATAGGTTCAGGTAAAGCCATAGATACGGACAAATATTTTGTAATATGCTCAAATGTCATAGGTAGTTGTTTTGGCTCAACTGGTCCTATGAGTATGCAACATCCTCATCATGACCATTATCGTTATAAATTTCCCGTTGTAACTATAAAAGATATGGTAAAAGCTCAACGTATTCTTTTTGATAGATTAAATATCCACAGAGTTCACGCTATTGTCGGTGGTTCTATGGGTGGGATGCAAGCTCTTCAGTTTGCCATTCACTATCCAAACTTTGCAGATAAAATCATCTCTATGGCAGCTACTCACGCAACTCAACCATGGGCTATAGCCTTTAACAAAGTCGCTCAAGAATCAATACTAAAAGACCCTGATTTTAAACAAGGCTACTATGACCCTGAAGTTATAAAAGAGCAAGGATTATCTGGTATGGCAGTTGGTCGTATGGCTGGGCATATTAGTTTTTTATCTCATGAATCAATGGCAAAAAAATTTGATAGAGAGTACAAAAGAACAGATGGTCTTTATGAACTTTTTGGGAAATTTCAAGTTGAATCATACCTAGAATACAATGGTTATAACTTTACAAAATGGTTTGACCCATTGGCATATCTTTACATTACAAAAGCTATAAATATTTTTGATTTGGCTCGTGGTTTTGACTCTTTGAGTGAAGCTCTAAAAAAAGTAACGGCTAAGATGCATCTCATTAGCTTTAAAAATGATTTATTATTTAAAAATACAGAGATGAAAGTTATAGCTGACACGCTTAGTAAAATAGGTTATGAAAACTATAACTATATGGACGTTGATAGTGATTATGGACATGATGGATTTTTAGTTGAACTAGATAAATTTAAAGATTATGTAAAGGACGCACTAAATGAGTAA
- a CDS encoding O-acetylhomoserine aminocarboxypropyltransferase/cysteine synthase family protein produces the protein MDLQTKALHAGYEKDSQGAMAVPIYQTTAYEFRDVEHAANLFSLKELGNIYTRLNNPTTDVFEKRFAELEGGAAAIATSSGMSATFFAIVNAAEAGDNIVCASQLYGGSLTLSTHTLKRFGIEARFFDVHQPQQIEALIDAKTKVIFFESLTNPSVDVADIEAITAIADKYGILSVVDNTVATPVICRPFEFGADITVHSASKYTTGQGLAIGGIMVERKNLVEKLKANTRYAHFNEPDASYHGLIYTEVPLPPFSLRARLSLLRDLGAVSSPFNSWLFIQGLEHLSLRMREHSKNALALAEFLESHPKVKKVNYPGLKSNSNYEMAQKYFEDGQSSGLLSFEVESFEVATKIVDATNLYSLVVNIGDSKSIITHPASTTHQQLSNDELISCGVSSGLIRISCGLESINDLIADMKQALQA, from the coding sequence ATGGATTTACAAACAAAAGCACTACACGCAGGTTACGAAAAAGATTCTCAAGGGGCTATGGCAGTTCCTATTTATCAGACTACAGCTTATGAATTTCGCGATGTAGAGCATGCTGCAAATTTATTTTCACTCAAAGAATTAGGAAATATTTACACTCGTCTTAATAACCCTACAACTGATGTATTTGAAAAACGTTTTGCAGAGCTTGAGGGTGGAGCTGCTGCTATTGCTACTTCAAGTGGTATGAGTGCTACTTTTTTTGCTATTGTTAATGCTGCTGAAGCTGGAGACAACATAGTTTGTGCTTCACAACTTTATGGTGGTTCTTTAACTCTTAGTACTCATACCTTAAAAAGATTTGGCATCGAGGCAAGATTTTTTGATGTTCACCAACCACAACAAATAGAAGCACTTATAGATGCTAAAACTAAAGTTATCTTTTTTGAATCTTTAACAAATCCTAGTGTTGATGTAGCAGATATTGAGGCTATAACGGCTATAGCAGATAAATATGGAATCTTAAGTGTAGTAGATAACACAGTTGCAACTCCTGTAATATGTCGTCCTTTTGAGTTTGGTGCTGATATCACTGTTCACAGTGCATCTAAATACACAACAGGACAAGGTCTTGCTATTGGCGGAATTATGGTTGAGAGAAAAAATCTTGTTGAAAAACTAAAAGCAAATACTAGATATGCTCACTTTAATGAGCCAGATGCATCTTACCATGGGCTTATTTATACTGAAGTACCACTTCCCCCTTTTAGTCTTAGAGCTAGACTTTCACTTCTACGTGATTTAGGTGCTGTTTCATCTCCGTTTAACTCTTGGTTGTTTATCCAAGGTTTAGAGCATCTATCTCTTCGTATGCGTGAACACTCTAAAAATGCACTTGCTCTTGCAGAGTTTTTAGAGTCGCATCCAAAGGTTAAAAAAGTAAATTATCCAGGTCTTAAAAGTAACTCTAACTATGAAATGGCTCAAAAGTACTTTGAAGATGGACAATCTTCTGGACTTCTTAGTTTTGAGGTTGAATCTTTTGAAGTTGCAACTAAAATAGTAGATGCGACAAATCTTTACTCTTTAGTGGTAAATATAGGTGATTCTAAATCAATCATCACTCATCCAGCATCTACAACTCATCAGCAACTAAGCAATGATGAGCTTATCTCTTGTGGAGTTTCATCTGGACTTATTCGCATCTCATGTGGACTTGAATCTATAAATGATCTTATAGCTGATATGAAACAGGCTTTGCAAGCGTAA
- a CDS encoding glutamate synthase subunit beta, with amino-acid sequence MGKITGFKEFKRQNFSLSPVKERIKHSNEFITPPNKDELETQAARCMDCGVAFCHSNYGCPVGNLVPQFNDQVYKGEWEAAFRTLMSTNNFPEFTGRICPAPCESACVLGMNDDAVNIKGIEYSIIERAYQEGWMKPQMPKACVGKKVAIVGSGPAGLSVANQLNKAGYAISVYERDKRIGGLLRYGIPNFKLDKEKVVQRRVDIMKQEGVEFITEAHIGVDISLKSLQEKYDAVVLCGGASLPRDLPIENRDANNIHFAMEFLSQCNSRIEGEEILAEKEILATDKHVVVIGGGDTGSDCVGNSVRQRAASITQIELMPKAPLERTDAMPWPTYPRLFKLSSSQEEGCSLDYNILSKSFIKDENNNVTGINCVKIEWGDSGFKEIQGSEFILKADIIFLAMGFLGPEQSGMIEELSLKTDARSNIETNNYETSIKGIFSAGDMRRGQSLVVWAINEGRECAIAVDEYLSKKPTLLNAKNKSLYQRR; translated from the coding sequence ATGGGAAAAATAACAGGATTTAAAGAGTTTAAACGCCAAAATTTTTCACTATCTCCAGTAAAAGAGCGCATTAAACACAGTAATGAATTTATAACACCTCCAAACAAAGATGAATTAGAAACTCAAGCTGCTAGATGCATGGATTGTGGAGTTGCTTTTTGTCATAGCAACTATGGCTGTCCTGTTGGTAATCTTGTACCACAGTTTAACGATCAAGTCTATAAAGGTGAATGGGAAGCTGCTTTTCGTACGCTTATGAGTACAAATAATTTTCCAGAATTTACAGGAAGAATTTGTCCTGCTCCTTGTGAGAGTGCTTGTGTACTTGGAATGAATGATGATGCTGTAAATATTAAAGGTATAGAGTACTCCATCATAGAAAGAGCTTATCAAGAGGGATGGATGAAACCTCAGATGCCAAAAGCTTGTGTAGGTAAAAAAGTAGCTATTGTTGGTTCTGGTCCTGCTGGATTAAGTGTAGCAAATCAACTCAATAAAGCTGGATATGCTATAAGCGTATATGAAAGAGATAAGCGTATAGGTGGTCTTCTTCGTTATGGTATTCCAAACTTTAAACTTGATAAAGAAAAAGTAGTTCAACGTCGTGTAGATATTATGAAACAAGAAGGCGTAGAGTTTATCACAGAAGCTCATATTGGTGTTGATATCTCTTTAAAATCTCTACAAGAAAAGTATGATGCAGTAGTTCTTTGCGGAGGAGCATCTCTGCCAAGAGATCTACCTATAGAAAATAGAGATGCAAACAATATTCATTTTGCAATGGAATTTTTATCTCAATGCAACTCACGAATAGAAGGTGAAGAAATCTTAGCAGAGAAAGAGATTTTAGCAACTGATAAACACGTAGTAGTTATTGGTGGTGGTGATACAGGTAGTGACTGTGTTGGAAATTCTGTTCGTCAAAGAGCGGCTTCTATTACGCAAATAGAGTTAATGCCAAAAGCTCCACTAGAGCGTACTGATGCTATGCCATGGCCAACATACCCTAGACTTTTTAAACTTTCTTCTTCACAAGAAGAGGGTTGCAGTCTTGATTATAATATCCTCTCAAAATCATTTATCAAAGATGAGAACAATAATGTAACAGGTATAAACTGTGTAAAAATTGAGTGGGGAGATAGTGGTTTTAAAGAGATTCAAGGAAGTGAATTTATACTTAAAGCCGATATCATCTTTTTAGCTATGGGATTTTTAGGTCCAGAACAAAGTGGAATGATAGAAGAACTTTCACTAAAAACAGATGCAAGAAGTAACATAGAAACAAACAATTATGAAACATCTATAAAAGGCATCTTTAGTGCAGGAGACATGAGAAGAGGACAATCTCTTGTAGTTTGGGCTATAAATGAAGGGCGCGAATGTGCGATAGCTGTGGATGAGTATTTATCTAAAAAACCAACACTACTTAACGCCAAAAACAAATCTCTTTATCAAAGACGTTAG